In Azospirillaceae bacterium, a genomic segment contains:
- a CDS encoding succinate dehydrogenase iron-sulfur subunit, translating into MAEFSLPANSKVHAGKTTSVKTSATKRAKTFRIYRYDPDKGTNPTEDRYEIDLDKCGPMVLDALIHIKNDVDSTLTFRRSCREGICGSCAMNIDGRNTLACLKPIEDVKGDVKIYPLPHMPVVKDLVPDLNTIYAQYTSIKPWLQSQSPAPSRERLQSPEEREKLDGLYECILCFCCSTSCPSYWWNGDKYLGPAILLQAYRWIADSRDEMTGDRLDNLEDPFRLYRCHTIMNCTQTCPKGLNPAKAIAEIKKLMVARAG; encoded by the coding sequence ATGGCCGAGTTCTCCCTTCCCGCCAATTCCAAGGTTCACGCCGGCAAGACCACGTCGGTGAAGACGTCCGCCACCAAGCGGGCCAAGACCTTCCGCATCTATCGCTACGACCCGGACAAGGGCACCAACCCCACCGAGGACCGCTACGAGATCGATCTCGACAAGTGCGGCCCCATGGTGCTGGACGCCCTGATCCACATTAAGAACGACGTCGACAGCACGCTGACCTTCCGCCGGTCGTGCCGCGAGGGCATCTGCGGCTCTTGCGCCATGAACATCGACGGCCGGAACACGCTGGCCTGCCTGAAGCCGATCGAGGACGTGAAGGGCGACGTCAAGATCTACCCGCTGCCGCACATGCCGGTGGTGAAGGATCTGGTCCCCGACCTGAACACGATCTATGCCCAGTACACGTCGATCAAACCCTGGCTGCAAAGCCAGAGCCCGGCCCCCTCGCGCGAGCGGCTGCAGAGCCCCGAGGAACGCGAGAAGCTGGACGGCCTGTATGAGTGCATCCTGTGCTTCTGCTGCTCCACCAGCTGCCCCAGCTATTGGTGGAACGGCGACAAGTATCTGGGCCCGGCCATCCTGCTGCAGGCCTACCGCTGGATCGCCGACAGCCGGGACGAGATGACGGGTGACCGCCTGGACAATTTGGAAGACCCCTTCCGGCTGTACCGCTGCCACACCATCATGAACTGCACCCAGACCTGCCCCAAGGGCCTGAACCCGGCGAAGGCCATCGCCGAGATCAAGAAGCTGATGGTGGCCCGCGCCGGCTGA
- a CDS encoding septation protein A, with translation MAQLIRLLLEWGPLVVFFVANAKGGIMVATGAFMVAAVVALPIYRKLDGKWPVMPLVTCGFVLVFGGLTLWLNDATFIKVKATIIYLLFAVALAVGLALRRNLLAHVLVGVEMDPAGWRRLTGRWMVFFLALAAANEVAWRLLTTDQWVAYKSFVVIPLFVLFSMAQVPLILRHQVAEPTGDDAGPAEAKGDGA, from the coding sequence ATGGCGCAACTGATCCGCCTGTTGCTGGAATGGGGTCCCCTGGTCGTCTTCTTCGTCGCCAACGCCAAGGGCGGCATCATGGTCGCCACCGGCGCCTTCATGGTCGCGGCGGTGGTGGCCCTGCCCATCTACCGCAAGCTGGACGGCAAGTGGCCGGTGATGCCGCTGGTCACCTGCGGCTTCGTGCTGGTGTTCGGCGGCCTGACGCTGTGGCTGAATGACGCGACCTTCATCAAGGTCAAGGCCACCATCATCTACCTGCTGTTCGCGGTGGCGCTGGCCGTGGGCCTGGCCCTGCGGCGCAACCTGCTGGCCCATGTGCTGGTGGGGGTGGAGATGGACCCGGCTGGCTGGCGCCGCCTGACCGGCCGCTGGATGGTGTTCTTCCTGGCGCTGGCCGCCGCCAACGAGGTGGCCTGGCGCCTTCTCACCACCGACCAGTGGGTCGCCTACAAGTCCTTCGTGGTCATCCCCCTGTTCGTGCTGTTCAGCATGGCGCAGGTGCCGTTGATCCTGCGCCACCAAGTGGCGGAACCGACGGGGGACGATGCCGGCCCGGCGGAGGCCAAGGGCGACGGGGCGTGA
- the sdhD gene encoding succinate dehydrogenase, hydrophobic membrane anchor protein → MASNSDNGFRTRLGRVRGLGSAKSGGAQWLSYRMVAVLLVPLTIWFLISIVRLAKAEHADAVAWVHQPLNAILLLITLTATFHHAALGMREVYEDYIHGKLARLAAIGLTNGAALALAAASLFAVLKIAFGA, encoded by the coding sequence ATGGCTTCCAATTCCGACAACGGCTTCCGCACGCGCCTGGGTCGCGTGCGCGGCCTCGGTTCCGCCAAGAGCGGCGGCGCCCAGTGGCTGAGCTACCGCATGGTGGCGGTGCTGCTGGTGCCGCTGACCATCTGGTTCCTGATCTCCATCGTCCGCCTGGCCAAGGCGGAGCATGCCGACGCCGTCGCCTGGGTGCATCAGCCGCTGAACGCGATCCTGCTGCTGATCACCCTGACCGCCACCTTCCACCATGCCGCCCTCGGCATGCGGGAAGTGTACGAGGATTACATCCACGGCAAGCTGGCGCGCCTGGCCGCCATCGGGCTGACGAACGGCGCCGCCCTCGCGCTGGCCGCCGCCAGCCTGTTCGCCGTGCTCAAGATCGCCTTCGGGGCGTGA
- a CDS encoding tetratricopeptide repeat protein, which translates to MTTLADILQQGIALHQAGRLDEAEPLYRQVLAAVPGQPDTCRLLGALYLQGGRPALAIAPLRAVLTANPDHAEALNNLRVAYAALGQVDQAVAFLRELVVARPQAVAPALVLATTLWQAGRPAEAVPHFRQVVALAPGHADGWVGLARCLDAVGLEADDGEEADAAYGRAIALTPQRADLLAARGGLRDRQGRFDDAVVDLEAALALDGGVALYHYNLGHALQGAGRWDAALTAYERALALDPGLSDALLNLANTLMAAGRAREAVVRYLRLLAGAPAHAEGVRGLLHALLLTPELPDEARRALETAITAEPGNVTWLSDYGALLLERGLHQPALDQIAAALALDPDSVPTLSMMGVLLDRVGRVDDAAAFHERAVELGGDQPGILNNMGLHHQTAGRGMQAIAYFARSLTLAPSPSAHSNLIFAHDFDPAIDIATGQAERRRWYDLYGPEAAGGAAGRGSAPWPPAPWANLPDPDRPLTIGYVSADFRSHSAAACFSPVVCGHDRAAFRVICYSNYVVTDQVTDRIRAAVDGWRVIVGMDDAAVDRLVREDGVDILVDLSGHSGGNRLTLFAAKPAPVQVSAWGHVTGTGIPAMDALLADPELIPAVERPFFAEQVMDLPCSLCFEPPPDCPPVAPGPATTGGPLTFGCFNRLAKVTDDSLDLWAMGLRLRPETRLVMKDTSLENPALRADLTARLARRGVAPERVELLGRTSRADHLAAYGRIDVALDPVTYSGGVTSCEALWMGVPVLALPAGLSTAARSTAAILRAVGMTDYIVRTPEALVARMAELADDPMRVAAGRLDRRARLARTPVFDTAAYTRAVEGVYRQLWRDWCEAGVVAN; encoded by the coding sequence GTGACCACGCTTGCCGACATTCTGCAGCAAGGCATCGCCCTGCATCAGGCGGGGCGCCTTGATGAGGCGGAGCCGCTGTACCGCCAGGTGCTGGCGGCCGTGCCGGGCCAGCCGGACACCTGCCGCCTGCTGGGTGCCTTGTACCTGCAAGGCGGGCGGCCGGCGCTGGCCATCGCCCCCTTGCGGGCCGTGCTGACGGCCAATCCCGACCATGCCGAGGCGCTGAACAATCTGCGCGTGGCCTATGCCGCCCTGGGCCAGGTGGATCAGGCTGTGGCCTTCCTGCGGGAATTGGTGGTGGCGCGTCCCCAGGCGGTGGCACCGGCCCTGGTGCTTGCCACCACCCTGTGGCAGGCGGGTCGCCCGGCGGAGGCGGTGCCCCATTTCCGCCAGGTCGTGGCCCTGGCGCCCGGCCATGCCGATGGCTGGGTCGGCCTGGCCCGCTGCCTGGATGCCGTCGGGCTGGAGGCCGATGACGGTGAGGAGGCCGACGCCGCCTATGGCCGGGCCATCGCCCTGACGCCGCAGCGCGCCGACCTGCTGGCGGCGCGCGGCGGCTTGCGCGACCGGCAGGGCCGATTCGATGACGCCGTTGTGGATTTGGAGGCGGCGCTGGCGCTGGACGGCGGCGTGGCGCTTTACCATTACAATCTGGGCCATGCCTTGCAGGGGGCGGGGCGGTGGGATGCGGCGCTGACGGCGTATGAGCGTGCGCTGGCGCTGGACCCCGGCCTGTCCGATGCCCTGCTGAACCTGGCCAACACCCTGATGGCGGCCGGCCGCGCGCGGGAGGCGGTGGTCCGCTACCTGCGCTTGCTGGCCGGCGCGCCCGCCCATGCCGAGGGGGTGCGGGGCCTGCTGCACGCCCTGCTGCTGACGCCCGAATTGCCGGATGAGGCCCGCCGTGCCCTGGAAACGGCGATCACGGCGGAACCCGGGAATGTCACCTGGCTGTCCGATTACGGCGCGCTGCTGCTGGAACGCGGGCTGCATCAGCCGGCGCTGGACCAGATCGCCGCCGCTTTGGCGCTGGATCCCGATTCGGTGCCGACGCTCAGCATGATGGGCGTCCTGCTGGACCGGGTGGGCAGGGTCGATGACGCGGCCGCCTTTCATGAACGCGCGGTCGAACTGGGCGGCGACCAGCCGGGCATCCTGAACAATATGGGCCTGCACCACCAGACGGCGGGCCGGGGGATGCAGGCGATCGCGTATTTCGCCCGCAGCCTGACCCTGGCGCCCAGCCCATCGGCGCACAGCAATTTGATCTTTGCGCATGATTTCGATCCCGCCATCGACATCGCCACCGGTCAGGCCGAACGCCGCCGCTGGTATGACCTCTATGGTCCGGAGGCGGCCGGCGGGGCCGCGGGTCGCGGATCGGCCCCCTGGCCTCCGGCGCCTTGGGCCAACCTGCCTGATCCCGACCGTCCCCTGACCATCGGCTATGTCTCCGCCGACTTCCGATCCCATTCCGCCGCCGCCTGTTTCTCCCCCGTGGTCTGCGGCCATGACCGGGCGGCGTTCCGCGTCATCTGCTATTCCAACTATGTGGTGACCGACCAGGTGACGGACCGCATCCGGGCGGCGGTTGACGGCTGGCGCGTCATCGTCGGCATGGACGACGCGGCAGTGGATCGCCTGGTGCGCGAGGACGGCGTTGACATCCTGGTCGATCTGTCCGGCCATTCGGGCGGCAACCGGCTGACCCTGTTCGCTGCTAAGCCGGCGCCCGTGCAGGTGTCCGCCTGGGGCCATGTCACCGGCACCGGCATTCCCGCCATGGACGCGCTGCTGGCCGATCCTGAGCTCATCCCGGCGGTGGAACGACCCTTCTTCGCCGAGCAAGTGATGGACCTGCCGTGCAGTCTCTGCTTTGAGCCGCCGCCCGATTGCCCGCCGGTGGCCCCGGGACCGGCGACGACGGGCGGACCGCTGACCTTCGGCTGCTTCAACCGCCTGGCCAAGGTGACGGACGACAGCCTGGATCTGTGGGCCATGGGCTTGCGGCTGCGTCCGGAAACCCGCCTGGTGATGAAGGACACCTCACTGGAAAATCCGGCGCTGCGGGCCGACCTGACGGCGCGGCTGGCCCGGCGCGGCGTGGCGCCGGAACGGGTGGAGTTGCTGGGCCGCACCTCGCGTGCCGACCATCTGGCCGCCTACGGCCGCATCGACGTGGCGTTGGATCCAGTGACCTATTCCGGCGGCGTCACCTCGTGCGAGGCCTTGTGGATGGGGGTACCGGTATTGGCCCTGCCGGCTGGCCTGAGCACGGCGGCGCGCAGTACCGCCGCCATTTTGCGGGCGGTGGGAATGACGGATTACATCGTGCGCACGCCCGAGGCTCTTGTCGCCCGCATGGCGGAACTGGCCGATGATCCGATGCGGGTCGCCGCCGGGCGGCTGGACCGCCGCGCGCGCCTGGCCCGCACCCCCGTCTTCGATACGGCCGCCTACACCCGGGCGGTGGAGGGGGTGTACCGCCAATTGTGGCGCGACTGGTGCGAAGCCGGAGTCGTGGCAAATTAA
- a CDS encoding phytanoyl-CoA dioxygenase family protein, giving the protein MKEWERQFNRQGFLLLPGFYAAAEMDRIAQEITDCKRARPGNVVVDLLDNGERTVLGLLSEEEIFRRRMKINDLYLTMPSVRELALSSRLAPILKRLLGHKPALCNSLYLEKGSAQAPHVDALYMTPRTDSHLIASWVALEDSHPDAGPLEYFPGSHRIPQMRFSNGTYHAVPDEMPAWERYMADQVRAAGLQKLQFSARKGDVFIWHSNLLHGGGAINNLELTRKSLVFHYYSLKDAKAIGWERVALNGTYWMNRAPQPVPDVVQRRLTFDETAYLRLYPDVAEAVQAGQFPSGKAHFELYGAAEGRSPG; this is encoded by the coding sequence ATGAAAGAATGGGAAAGGCAGTTCAACCGGCAGGGGTTCCTGCTTTTGCCGGGGTTTTATGCTGCCGCGGAAATGGACCGGATCGCGCAGGAAATCACCGACTGCAAGCGGGCACGACCCGGAAACGTGGTGGTGGATCTGCTGGACAACGGTGAGCGGACCGTCCTCGGACTGCTTTCCGAGGAAGAAATCTTCCGGCGGCGCATGAAGATCAACGACCTGTATCTGACGATGCCGTCGGTGCGGGAATTGGCCTTGTCCAGTCGGCTGGCACCAATACTGAAACGGCTGCTGGGGCATAAGCCCGCCTTGTGCAACAGCCTGTATCTGGAAAAGGGCAGTGCCCAGGCGCCGCACGTCGATGCCCTCTACATGACGCCGCGAACCGACAGCCACCTGATCGCCTCATGGGTGGCGCTGGAGGATTCGCACCCCGACGCGGGACCGCTGGAATATTTCCCGGGCAGCCACCGCATTCCCCAGATGCGCTTCAGCAACGGCACCTACCATGCCGTTCCGGATGAGATGCCGGCCTGGGAACGGTACATGGCGGACCAGGTGCGGGCCGCCGGCCTTCAGAAGCTGCAATTCTCCGCCAGGAAGGGGGATGTCTTCATCTGGCATTCCAACCTGCTGCATGGCGGCGGGGCCATCAACAACCTGGAACTGACCCGTAAGTCATTGGTGTTCCATTACTACTCATTGAAGGACGCCAAGGCCATCGGTTGGGAGAGGGTGGCCTTGAACGGCACCTATTGGATGAACCGGGCGCCGCAACCGGTGCCGGACGTGGTTCAACGCCGGCTGACCTTCGATGAGACGGCGTATCTGAGATTGTATCCCGACGTGGCCGAGGCCGTACAGGCCGGGCAGTTCCCGTCGGGGAAGGCGCATTTCGAATTGTATGGCGCCGCCGAAGGCCGTTCCCCGGGTTGA
- a CDS encoding aspartate-semialdehyde dehydrogenase, translating into MGYKVAVVGATGNVGREMLQILAEREFPVTQVVALASERSIGSEVSFGDDDLRVQDLSKFDFSGTDIVLSSAGAKVSAQFATKAASAGAVVIDNTSHFRMDPDVPLVVPEVNPEAIAGYKKKGIIANPNCSTIQMVVALKPLHDLARIRRVVVSTYQSVSGAGKEAMDELFTQTRAIYVNDPIEKRQFSKQIAFNVIPHIDVFMDDGTTKEEWKMVVETKKILGPSIKVTATCVRVPVFIGHSEAINLEFENPISADEARAVLRKAKGVSLIDHRADEGYVTPVEVAGDDLVFVSRLREDITVENGLNLWVVADNLRKGAALNAVQIAERLAKDHLR; encoded by the coding sequence ATGGGCTACAAAGTCGCCGTCGTGGGCGCCACGGGCAATGTCGGCCGCGAAATGCTGCAGATCCTGGCGGAACGGGAATTCCCGGTCACCCAGGTCGTGGCACTCGCCTCCGAACGCTCCATCGGGTCGGAGGTCAGCTTCGGTGACGATGACCTGCGTGTCCAGGACCTGTCCAAGTTCGATTTCAGCGGCACCGACATCGTGCTGTCGTCCGCCGGCGCCAAGGTCTCGGCCCAGTTCGCGACCAAGGCGGCCTCGGCCGGCGCGGTGGTGATCGACAACACCAGCCATTTCCGCATGGACCCGGACGTGCCCCTGGTGGTGCCGGAGGTGAACCCCGAGGCCATCGCCGGCTACAAGAAGAAGGGCATCATCGCCAACCCCAACTGCTCCACCATCCAGATGGTGGTGGCGTTGAAGCCCCTGCACGACCTGGCGCGCATCCGCCGCGTCGTCGTCTCGACCTACCAGTCGGTGTCGGGGGCCGGCAAGGAGGCGATGGATGAGCTGTTCACCCAGACGCGCGCCATCTACGTGAACGATCCCATCGAGAAGCGGCAGTTCAGCAAGCAGATCGCCTTCAACGTCATTCCCCACATCGACGTCTTCATGGACGACGGCACCACCAAGGAAGAGTGGAAGATGGTGGTGGAAACCAAGAAGATCCTGGGCCCGTCCATCAAGGTGACGGCCACCTGCGTGCGCGTGCCCGTGTTCATCGGCCATTCCGAGGCGATCAACCTGGAGTTCGAGAACCCGATCAGCGCCGATGAGGCCCGCGCCGTCCTGCGCAAGGCCAAGGGCGTGTCGCTGATCGACCACCGCGCCGACGAGGGTTACGTCACCCCGGTGGAGGTCGCGGGCGACGATCTGGTGTTCGTCAGCCGCCTGCGTGAGGACATCACGGTGGAGAACGGCCTGAACCTGTGGGTGGTGGCGGACAACCTGCGCAAGGGGGCCGCCCTGAACGCGGTGCAGATCGCCGAGCGCCTGGCCAAGGATCATCTGCGCTGA
- a CDS encoding GNAT family N-acetyltransferase: MTATGPNVLPGLDDNALCRLLEDLCLSAWPALKTIYDDGWVLRFAQGHTGRANSVNCLSAGTLAVADKVDGAERAYTREGLPTRFRITPLAPDALVAELDRRGYAWREESLVQVAPLSVPPVGADDSGLDWRVQEAPGEDWLAGYEAAASVPERERAAMRALLAAIAPPTLYVSAWDGARFTAGALGVVDRGWLGLYKVLVAPPYRGRGLAPILTQRLMAAGARAGATRAYLQVGAANHPALATYARLGFGTVYRYQYRQAPVVANS; this comes from the coding sequence ATGACCGCGACTGGCCCCAACGTCCTTCCTGGACTGGATGATAACGCCTTGTGCCGCCTGCTGGAGGATCTGTGCCTGTCGGCTTGGCCGGCGCTGAAAACAATTTACGACGACGGCTGGGTGCTGCGTTTCGCGCAAGGGCACACGGGCCGTGCGAACTCCGTCAACTGCCTGTCGGCCGGGACCCTGGCCGTGGCGGACAAGGTGGATGGGGCGGAACGGGCATACACCCGCGAAGGCCTGCCCACCCGTTTCCGCATCACGCCGCTGGCGCCCGATGCCCTGGTCGCGGAACTGGACCGGCGCGGCTACGCCTGGCGGGAGGAAAGCCTGGTGCAGGTGGCGCCGCTGTCTGTTCCGCCTGTGGGGGCGGATGATTCCGGCCTGGACTGGCGCGTCCAGGAGGCCCCCGGTGAGGACTGGCTGGCGGGGTATGAGGCGGCAGCATCCGTGCCGGAGCGCGAACGTGCCGCCATGCGCGCCCTGCTGGCGGCCATCGCCCCGCCCACCCTGTATGTCAGCGCCTGGGACGGCGCCCGTTTCACCGCCGGCGCCCTGGGCGTAGTCGATCGCGGCTGGCTGGGCCTCTACAAGGTGCTGGTGGCGCCGCCGTACCGGGGGCGGGGCCTCGCCCCCATCCTCACCCAGCGCCTGATGGCGGCCGGCGCGCGGGCCGGCGCCACCCGGGCCTACCTGCAGGTGGGCGCCGCCAACCATCCGGCACTGGCCACATACGCCCGGCTGGGGTTCGGGACGGTGTATCGCTACCAGTATCGACAGGCACCGGTTGTGGCGAATTCTTGA
- a CDS encoding AMP nucleosidase, protein MNAPVSLQADKVVTFTDADAAYAHVQSLYDDAIGHLRARFQDYARGEEIKSRVRRFYPFVQVTVDHEPRVDSRLAYGFVSGPGTYRTTLTRPDLFAYYLRHQFQQLLRNHTTSIEVGVSDTAIPIQFAFPEGMHVEGDLSPERLYKLREVFDLPDLAVMDDSIVNGTYDCPAGSPEPLALFTGPRVDYSLHRLKHYSATAPDHFQNYVLFTNYQFYIDEFVRRGLEAMEPSDDPEVQAYRAQYVAFVEPGDHVTFNQGLEPGRAAEGERVKRLPQMPAYHLKRADGNGITIVNIGVGPSNAKTITDHIAVLRPHVWLMLGHCAGLRETQRLGDYVLAHGYVREDKVLDADLPTWIPVPPLAEVQVALEKAVGQVTGLEGWELKSLMRTGTVATIDNRNWELRDYHEPVQRFSQSRAIALDMESATIAANGFRFRVPYGTLLCVSDKPLHGELKLPGMANHFYRARVDQHLAIGMLAMELMRENGLEKLHSRKLRSFVEAAFQ, encoded by the coding sequence TTGAACGCACCGGTTTCCCTGCAGGCTGACAAGGTCGTCACCTTTACCGACGCGGACGCCGCCTACGCCCATGTGCAGTCGCTTTATGACGACGCCATCGGCCACTTGCGGGCACGCTTCCAGGACTACGCGCGGGGGGAAGAGATCAAGAGCCGGGTGCGGCGCTTCTATCCCTTCGTGCAAGTGACGGTGGATCATGAGCCACGGGTGGACAGCCGCCTGGCCTACGGCTTCGTTTCCGGCCCCGGCACCTACCGCACGACGCTGACGCGCCCCGACCTGTTCGCCTATTATCTGCGCCACCAGTTCCAGCAACTGCTGCGCAACCACACCACCAGCATCGAGGTGGGGGTGAGCGACACGGCCATTCCCATCCAGTTCGCCTTCCCGGAAGGCATGCATGTCGAAGGCGACCTGTCGCCGGAGCGGCTGTACAAGCTGCGTGAGGTGTTCGACCTGCCCGACCTGGCGGTGATGGACGACAGCATCGTCAACGGCACCTACGACTGCCCCGCCGGCTCGCCCGAGCCGCTGGCCCTGTTCACCGGCCCCCGCGTGGATTACAGCCTGCACCGGCTGAAGCATTATTCCGCCACGGCGCCGGACCATTTCCAGAACTACGTGCTGTTCACCAACTACCAGTTCTACATCGATGAGTTCGTGCGCCGTGGCCTGGAGGCCATGGAACCGTCGGACGATCCCGAGGTGCAGGCCTACCGCGCGCAATATGTGGCGTTCGTGGAACCTGGCGACCACGTGACTTTCAATCAGGGGCTGGAGCCCGGCCGCGCGGCGGAGGGCGAACGGGTGAAGCGCCTGCCGCAGATGCCCGCCTACCACCTGAAGCGGGCGGACGGCAACGGCATCACCATCGTCAACATCGGGGTCGGGCCCAGCAACGCCAAGACCATCACCGACCATATCGCCGTGCTGCGGCCCCACGTCTGGCTGATGCTGGGCCACTGCGCCGGCCTGCGGGAGACGCAACGCCTGGGCGACTACGTCCTGGCCCACGGTTACGTGCGTGAGGACAAGGTGCTGGACGCCGACCTGCCCACCTGGATCCCCGTGCCGCCCCTGGCCGAGGTGCAGGTTGCCCTGGAAAAGGCGGTGGGCCAGGTCACGGGCCTGGAGGGATGGGAGCTGAAAAGCCTCATGCGCACCGGCACCGTCGCCACCATCGACAACCGTAACTGGGAACTGCGCGACTATCACGAGCCGGTGCAGCGCTTCAGCCAGAGCCGCGCCATCGCGCTGGACATGGAATCGGCCACCATCGCCGCCAACGGCTTCCGTTTCCGCGTGCCCTACGGCACCCTGCTGTGCGTATCCGACAAGCCGCTGCATGGAGAGTTGAAGTTGCCTGGCATGGCCAACCATTTCTATCGCGCCCGCGTCGACCAGCACCTGGCCATCGGCATGCTGGCCATGGAACTGATGCGGGAGAACGGGCTGGAAAAGCTGCACAGCCGCAAGCTGCGCAGCTTCGTCGAAGCGGCGTTCCAGTAA
- a CDS encoding CoA ester lyase, protein MPAAPIRPRRSALYMPGSNPRALEKARSLPADVLILDLEDAVAPDAKDLAREQVLAAVAAGGFGSRELLIRTNGLDTPWGQADLVAAAKAGAHGVLIPKVESAEAVRQADRLLAASGAPDGLALWVMMETALGMLNAKEIASASPRLAGLVLGTSDLAKELHAHHTPMRLPMITALGLCLLAARAHSLAILDGVHLDLDDAEGLEAACRQGVELGFDGKTLIHPKQLDAANRAFAPDAASLDRARRVIQAHAQAMAEGKAVVLVDGKLVEALHVAEAHRLVALAEAISAAANGG, encoded by the coding sequence ATGCCCGCCGCCCCGATACGTCCCCGCCGCTCCGCCCTGTACATGCCGGGGTCCAACCCCCGTGCCCTGGAAAAGGCCAGAAGCCTGCCGGCCGACGTCCTGATCCTGGATCTGGAGGACGCGGTGGCACCCGACGCCAAGGATTTGGCCCGCGAGCAGGTGCTGGCGGCGGTGGCGGCCGGCGGTTTCGGGTCGCGCGAACTGCTGATTCGCACCAACGGCCTGGACACGCCCTGGGGCCAGGCCGACCTGGTCGCCGCCGCGAAGGCGGGCGCCCACGGTGTGCTGATCCCCAAGGTTGAGTCGGCGGAGGCCGTGCGCCAGGCCGACCGCCTGCTGGCGGCATCCGGCGCGCCGGACGGCCTGGCCCTGTGGGTCATGATGGAAACGGCGCTGGGCATGCTGAACGCCAAGGAGATCGCGTCGGCCAGCCCGCGCCTGGCCGGCCTGGTGCTGGGCACGTCCGATCTCGCCAAGGAACTGCACGCCCATCACACGCCGATGCGCCTGCCCATGATCACGGCGCTCGGCCTGTGCCTGCTGGCCGCCCGCGCCCACAGCCTGGCCATCCTGGACGGCGTGCACCTGGACCTGGACGATGCCGAGGGGCTGGAGGCCGCCTGCCGCCAGGGCGTGGAACTGGGCTTCGACGGCAAGACCCTGATCCACCCCAAACAACTGGACGCCGCCAACCGGGCCTTCGCCCCGGACGCCGCGTCCCTGGACCGCGCCCGCCGCGTCATCCAGGCCCACGCCCAGGCCATGGCCGAGGGCAAGGCGGTGGTGCTGGTGGACGGTAAGCTGGTGGAGGCCCTGCACGTGGCCGAGGCCCATCGGCTGGTGGCGCTGGCGGAAGCGATCAGCGCGGCAGCCAACGGGGGCTGA
- the sdhC gene encoding succinate dehydrogenase, cytochrome b556 subunit, with translation MSETSVAKKARPLSPHLQVYRLPLPAVSSITHRITGIALTVGTLVLTWWLIATASGPDDYDTAHTVLSSPIGLLCLLGWTWAFAYHLLKGISHLIWDTGVGITNANALRSSAIVFGGSIVLTAIVWIAAFAL, from the coding sequence ATGAGCGAGACCAGCGTGGCCAAGAAGGCACGGCCGCTGTCGCCCCACCTCCAGGTCTATCGCCTACCCCTGCCCGCCGTATCGTCGATCACGCACCGCATCACCGGCATCGCCCTGACCGTGGGCACGCTGGTGCTGACCTGGTGGCTGATCGCGACCGCCAGTGGTCCGGACGATTACGACACGGCGCACACCGTGCTGAGCAGCCCCATCGGCCTGCTGTGCCTGCTGGGTTGGACCTGGGCGTTCGCCTACCACCTGCTGAAGGGCATTTCGCACCTGATCTGGGACACGGGCGTCGGCATCACCAACGCCAACGCCCTGCGCAGCTCCGCCATCGTGTTTGGCGGCTCCATCGTTCTGACGGCGATCGTCTGGATCGCCGCGTTCGCCCTCTGA
- a CDS encoding DUF962 domain-containing protein translates to MAADTGTDGAPSARLSTYEAFWPFYLAEHGKPTTRAWHYVGTGLAMAALVAGLWTGDWRFFVAAPVSGYFFAWVSHFFIEHNRPATFTYPLWSLVSDYRMFFLFLGGRLGTELRRHGLAS, encoded by the coding sequence ATGGCGGCCGATACGGGAACAGATGGGGCGCCTTCAGCGCGCCTCTCCACTTATGAGGCCTTCTGGCCCTTCTATCTGGCGGAACACGGCAAACCCACCACCCGGGCCTGGCATTATGTGGGCACCGGCCTGGCCATGGCGGCCCTGGTCGCCGGCCTATGGACGGGCGATTGGCGTTTCTTCGTGGCGGCGCCCGTTTCCGGCTATTTCTTCGCCTGGGTCAGCCACTTCTTCATTGAGCACAACCGGCCCGCCACCTTCACCTACCCGCTGTGGTCGCTGGTCAGCGACTATCGCATGTTCTTCCTGTTCCTGGGCGGCCGGCTGGGGACGGAACTGCGCCGCCACGGACTGGCCAGCTGA